One genomic window of Notamacropus eugenii isolate mMacEug1 chromosome 6, mMacEug1.pri_v2, whole genome shotgun sequence includes the following:
- the LOC140512559 gene encoding uncharacterized protein isoform X3 gives MPKIKTSLPKRYLVISVDSLWITSADTGKQVHVVEERNKELIRECKCKHLREEMCKHEKEKAEREVKVVLQKKVGEDQKTNQLIQAFLRTLKTENANVHSLKEQRKELKGETKSFPVTPIQLPDCPVPASLPEELLNTQPTVSKEKLQQPAHLSPPTRTLK, from the exons ATGCCCAAAATAAAGACGTCATTACCAAAAAGGTATTTAGTGATATCCGTGGACAGTTTATGGATCACTTCTGCTGACACTGGAAAACAAGTTCATGtggtagaagagagaaataaagaattaaTCAGGGAATGTAAATGCAAACACTTAAGAGAAGAAATGTGTAAACATgagaaggagaaagcagaaagagaG GTCAAGGTGGTTCTGCAGAAAAAAGTAGGGGAAGACCAGAAAACCAACCAGCTGATTCAGGCTTTCCTGAGGACACTAAAGACTGAGAATGCCAATGTTCACAGCCTCAAGGAGCAG aggaaggaactgaAGGGAGAGACCAAATCCTTCCCTGTGACTCCCATTCAACTTCCAGACTGCCCTGTCCCTGCTTCCCTTCCAGAGGAGCTGCTCAATACCCAGCCCACTGTGAGCAAGGAGAAGCTCCAACAGCCTGCACATCTCTCTCCACCAACTCGG
- the LOC140512559 gene encoding serine/threonine-protein kinase PAK 5-like isoform X2 — protein MNSTRCPNIRIRNVFLGFSKRIKISDSENFQHRAHVVFNQEKNKYVGLPVEWESLVTPDMNPPPIQLSAMESCTKDALNLLCNPRDPGEFLHNFIPIGESVTTIVEQATRVDSGEKVTIKKKNKRTVGHEFTLFNELATLRDYHYDNMFEMYYVVDDELWIVMKLMEGRTDIVSHMRMMAASKQDGKQNKEGP, from the exons ATGAATTCGACCCGATGTCCCAACATCAGAATTAGAAATG TTTTTCTAGGGTTTTCCAAGCGGATCAAAATCTCTGACTCAGAAAATTTTCAACACAGAGCACATGTTGTTTTTAATCAAGAAAAGAACAAGTATGTGGGACTCCCTGTTGAGTGGGAAAGTTTGGTAACCCCTGACATGAATCCACCACCCATCCAACTGTCTGCCATGGAG TCATGTACCAAGGATGCTCTGAATCTTCTCTGCAACCCCAGGGACCCTGGTGAATTCCTGCACAACTTTATTCCGATAGGAGAAAGTGTCACCACAATAGTGGAGCAAGCCACAAGAGTGGACAGTGGTGAAAAAgtgaccattaaaaaaaaaaataagagaacagTGGGGCATGAGTTCACGCTTTTTAATGAG CTTGCTACTTTGAGGGATTATCATTATGACAACATGTTTGAGATGTACTATGTTGTCGATGACGAGCTATGGATTGTCATGAAATTAATGGAAGGAAGGACTGACATAGTATCTCACATGAG AATGATGGCAGCTAGTAAGCAGGATGGTAAACAGAATAAGGAAGGTCCTTGA